A stretch of the Medicago truncatula cultivar Jemalong A17 chromosome 5, MtrunA17r5.0-ANR, whole genome shotgun sequence genome encodes the following:
- the LOC11435454 gene encoding uncharacterized protein, whose amino-acid sequence MPFGYKPYPSNDDDYIGNESCNDYIDFLNFDHHNALAPSKDNKKVRRCIRNKEEKKEFPPPIPFLAQTQNLASHMPYVLKRFYTNEGRLIIKEEKVKHHEYFHARRENGRLTLELVPLDHDDYNFFARSDEEQEQEQEEEEEEEEELASPPTRPHEETNDLHVHQSVVTNDSFEEEEKDEQEDEYKDNVQKSFSDEVVVENENGIIGGANSRGNCLNCKVAPKGIFGVMPLHPIRTVRS is encoded by the coding sequence ATGCCCTTCGGCTACAAACCCTACCCTTCAAACGACGACGACTACATTGGCAACGAGAGTTGCAACGATTACATTGACTTCCTTAACTTTGATCATCACAATGCTCTTGCTCCATCCAAGGATAACAAGAAGGTTAGAAGGTGTATTAGAAATaaggaagagaagaaagagtTTCCTCCTCCTATACCTTTCTTAGCTCAAACACAAAACCTTGCTTCCCATATGCCATATGTGTTGAAAAGATTCTACACTAATGAGGGTAGGTTGATCATCAAGGAAGAGAAAGTGAAACATCATGAATATTTTCATGCACGAAGAGAAAATGGTAGACTCACCTTGGAGCTTGTTCCACTTGATCATGACGATTACAATTTCTTTGCGAGAAGTGacgaagaacaagaacaagaacaagaagaagaagaagaagaagaagaggagttAGCATCACCACCAACAAGACCACATGAAGAAACCAATGATCTTCATGTTCATCAAAGTGTTGTTACTAATGAtagttttgaagaagaagaaaaagatgaacaagaagatgaatataaGGACAATGTTCAAAAGAGTTTTAGTGATGAGGTTGTTGTGGAAAATGAGAATGGGATAATAGGTGGTGCAAATAGTAGAGGAAATTGTTTGAATTGCAAAGTGGCTCCTAAGGGTATTTTTGGGGTAATGCCTCTGCATCCTATTAGGACAGTTCGTAGTTGA